From a single Lolium rigidum isolate FL_2022 chromosome 7, APGP_CSIRO_Lrig_0.1, whole genome shotgun sequence genomic region:
- the LOC124676445 gene encoding uncharacterized protein LOC124676445, whose amino-acid sequence MAFLLPKLPTPCCRSPPNPPKSLPALPGGGRFHGSGSAQGAAPIHLNFPLLLSASQQEAPTAKSGDTRSRGTSGGGGDPRRSDFYLNLGTAVRTLRDDLPAVFVREPNYDIYREDITFVDPLNTFHGIDNYKTIFWALRFHGRLLFSEIGLDISRIWQLSENSIVVRWELWGTPRVPWESYGCFSGTSRYKLDRNGKIYEHKVDNLALDFPRPVVKVGRIADLVVAAYPPSPNPTFWNVVGADDRCSWTKLYRAVLETVEREGDIPTGICIEGLLTCA is encoded by the exons ATGGCCTTCCTCCTCCCCAAGCTCCCCACGCCGTGCTGCAGATCGCCGCCCAATCCGCCCAAATCCCTGCCCGCCCTGCCGGGCGGCGGCAGGTTCCACGGCTCTGGCTCGGCGCAGGGCGCGGCCCCAATCCACCTCAACTTCCCGCTCCTCCTAAGCGCCTCGCAGCAGGAAGCCCCCACGGCCAAGTCCGGGGACACCAGGAGCCGGGGcacaagcggcggcggcggggacccgCGAAGGTCCGATTTTTACCTCAACCTTGGGACGGCGGTGCGCACGCTGCGCGACGACCTGCCGGCCGTCTTCGTCCGGGAGCCCAACTACGACATCTACCG AGAGGACATCACATTTGTTGATCCGTTGAACACTTTCCATGGGATTGACAACTACAAAACAATCTTCTGGGCTCTCAGATTCCACGGGCGTCTGCTATTCAGTGAAATTGGGCTTGACATATCACGCATTTGGCAACTATCAGAGAACTCAATAGTTGTGCGCTGGGAACTTTGGGGCACCCCACGTGTCCCGTGGGAATCATATGGCTGCTTCAGTGGCACATCCAGGTACAAACTCGACAGGAATGGAAAAATTTACGAGCATAAAGTCGACAACTTGGCATTGGACTTCCCCCGGCCAGTAGTCAAAGTGGGCAGGATTGCTGACTTAGTAGTTGCTGCTTACCCGCCGAGCCCCAATCCGACTTTCTGGAATGTAGTTGGGGCAGACGATCGGTGCTCATGGACAAAGCTTTACCGAGCGGTGCTGGAGACTGTAGAGCGGGAAGGCGACATCCCCACAGGCATTTGCATTGAAGGTCTACTCACTTGCGCATAG
- the LOC124679498 gene encoding polygalacturonase QRT3-like: MEVLGSRGLLAPPLLGALLHFLLLALAGGAEAWAHHGSAGFAGGVPERRYRDLAAGRVASVRSSFGAARRGLATSTASRVYHVTDYGADPTGAVDATAAIKKAIADAFSLPSNATMTGGIPDLGGAEIHLDGGTYLVNGPLTLPASGGGNFKIYGGSLRASAEFPTDRYLIELSAGSSSSSGIYHYEFVTLRDLMLDCSYRGGGVRVVDSLRVSIDNLYVTHFGTDGIAVRGGHETYIRNTFLGQHMTAGSDAGERAFTGTGIRLDGNDNSVADVVVFSAGTGIMVTGGANTISGVHCYNKASGFGGTGIYLKVPGLTQTWLTNCYMDYTSIVAEDPVLLHVSGSFFLGDANVILKAVNGVARGVQITGNMFNGRGKGVDIVQLDGAFKTVEQVYVQQNSAMGMNVKATAARGSAEGNGSEWTVDFAPVLLFPDRIGHVQYSLVAGDAFPGHTLRNVSGNQVVVATDKAVSATVHVLVDQNSN; this comes from the exons ATGGAGGTTCTTGGCAGCCGCGGCCTCCTGGCGCCTCCTCTTCTCGGGGCTCTGCTgcattttcttcttcttgcaTTGGCCGGCGGCGCAGAAGCCTGGGCTCACCACGGCTCCGCCGGTTTCGCCGGCGGAGTTCCCGAGCGCCGGTACAGGGATCTCGCGGCGGGGAGGGTGGCGAGCGTCAGATCTTCcttcggcgcggccaggagggggcttGCCACG TCCACGGCGTCGCGGGTTTACCACGTGACGGACTACGGCGCCGACCCAACCGGTGCAGTGGACGCAACGGCGGCCATCAAGAAGGCCATCGCCGACGCCTTCAGCCTGCCCTCCAACGCCACCATGACCGGTGGCATCCCTGACCTCGGCGGCGCCGAGATCCACCTCGACGGCGGCACCTACCTCGTCAACGGGCCGCTCACCCTGCCGGCCTCTGGCGGCGGCAACTTCAAG ATCTACGGCGGTTCGCTGCGGGCGTCGGCGGAGTTCCCGACTGACCGGTACCTGATCGAGCTGTCGGCcgggtcgtcgtcctcctcgggaaTCTACCACTACGAGTTCGTCACCCTCCGCGACCTGATGCTGGACTGCAGctaccgcggcggcggcgtcagggTGGTGGACTCGCTCCGGGTGAGCATCGACAACCTCTACGTCACCCACTTCGGCACCGACGGCATCGCGGTGCGCGGCGGGCACGAGACGTACATCCGCAACACGTTCCTGGGCCAGCACATGACGGCGGGCAGCGACGCCGGCGAGCGCGCCTTCACGGGGACGGGCATCCGGCTGGACGGCAACGACAACTCGGTGGCCGACGTGGTGGTGTTCTCGGCGGGCACGGGGATCATGGTCACCGGCGGCGCCAACACCATCTCGGGCGTGCACTGCTACAACAAGGCGTCCGGCTTCGGCGGCACCGGCATCTACCTCAAGGTGCCGGGGCTCACCCAGACGTGGCTCACCAACTGCTACATGGACTACACCAGCATCGTCGCCGAGGACCCCGTGCTGCTGCACGTCTCGGGGTCCTTCTTCCTCGGCGACGCCAACGTGATTCTCAAGGCGGTCAATGGCGTCGCCCGGGGCGTGCAGATCACCGGGAACATGTTCAACGGGAGGGGCAAGGGCGTGGACATCGTGCAGCTCGACGGCGCGTTCAAGACGGTGGAGCAGGTCTACGTGCAGCAGAACTCCGCCATGGGGATGAACGTcaaggcgacggcggcgaggggcTCGGCGGAGGGCAACGGGAGCGAGTGGACGGTGGACTTCGCGCCCGTGCTGCTCTTCCCAGACCGGATCGGCCACGTGCAGTACTCGCTGGTCGCCGGCGACGCGTTCCCGGGGCACACGCTCAGGAACGTGTCCGGCAACCAGGTCGTCGTCGCCACGGACAAGGCCGTCTCCGCCACCGTGCACGTGCTCGTCGACCAGAACAGCAACTGA